The genomic region GATTGTCTAAAACATGTATGATGTAGTCGGTTATTTCGATGTCATGTTTTGATGCATAATTTTTGATTAAAGATTCTATGGGGGATATTGCTATTTTTTCACGGGGATGTATGCCTGTAATTACGGCTATTTTAGGTTGATTTGGGTTATTTGATGCATAAACCTCTTTTGTAACATAACCTCTATTATCTGAACCAATAACTGTACTGTTGGAGTTACTGATATTAGTTAATACATATAAGGTTCCGGCTATTCCAATAATGCTAAAACAGATTATAAATACTAAAAGTTTGTATTTGCCCATCCACGCTGCCTCCAAACTTACAAAGTGAGTATGAGGCTTGCTTAAAATTTAAAAAATTATAAAATAAATGAATTAAACGTTAAATTGAGCTAAAGAATCCTTTACATTAATGTTGTTAAGTGAAGAAGCTATCTTTTGATTACTGAATACTGAATTAATATTGGGCTTAATGTTTAAATCCTCTTCTCCAAGGAATCTTTTGCCTGGAATCACTGGTAAGTCATTACCATTTATTTTAGTTCCCATGTATTGAATGTCATCTGGATTTCCTCTGGGACCTCCTAAAAATGCTCCTCCATCGAAAGAAGCCCAAATATTGATTTTTGCAGAATTATAATCGTAAGTAATGACGTCTCGACGAGATTGTCCATAGATATCATTACCTATTATTTTTATTGCTGCCTTGCCGGGATCACTGCTGAACCTGTTGAATTTACCTTTGCCGTAATATCTGGGGTTATTGGGTACTTTGATGTAATCTCCATTTTTCATTTTGAATAGTTTGATTATGCTTTTATGAACCCTGTAATCACATGCAGTTATTCCCACACTGTCATCAGGTGATTTTATTAGGAAATGTCCCCATCCATTTCGTTCTATAATGGTATTTGCCATGTTCATATCTCCCTTTTCAATATAACCCTTTGAAATTATATCACTTGCAAGTTGCTCTAGGCGTTTAGTTGTATCAGGGTCATCTTTTCCTCCAATACCAATTATCCATCCATTTTGAGTAATTATGGTATGGGTGAAATATCCTCGTTGGGTTTTATACTCTTTAATTGCAGTTTGACCGTTGAAATTTATTTTATCAATCAGTATATTTGCAAAATTAACTGAATCTCTTCTGTAGGAAAGTACATCACGGCCTGGCCTTACATGAACTAAAACGGAACAACATCCAGTATCATTGAAGGTATCATTTGAGCCAAGTTCTGCATTTTCATTTGTGGAATTTAATTTAGAAACTTTATTTAAATCAACTATATTCTGTAATTTAGATTCTTCTATTTGGGTTGATAAATCAGATGCTATTATTGAAAATAGTAATAAGAGGGATAGTATTCCAATAATAAAATTTATAATCTTGCTTTTCATATAATACGACCTAATTTAAATAAATTTAACCAAAAATTTGATATATTCTGACCTAATGGGTGAGATGTTTCTCGAAAATATCAGTCATTTATTATTTTAATTAACTTTATTATTACTAATTTAAATAATAATGGGTTTTTTATAAGTCAAAATTGTAAAATGGGTCTTTAGCGCTGAAAAAGTAGATTTAAAATCTAATTTTGATATTATGTAAGAAATAATGCCTTTTTTAATTTGATATATGTATAATAAAAATATTAAACGTGCATAGGCACAAATCGTTAAAAACTAATTTTTATCCTGATTTATCAAAAATAGGGTTAATTAGTCTGTGATAAAAAATGTAAAATATGTTTTAGTTTCAAAATTAGTGGTTTATAGAGCCTTAAATTAAACACTGGCTTTAGTTTATATTAAAATGACAATTATGAGATTAAATTTAAGCTTTTAAAGTGTTTGATGGAACTGAATTCAGTAAAGACCTCCATTTATATAGTTGGTAATTTTATCTGTTGTAGATTGATGTATTTTCCTTATTACGGCTTTATTACCTTCAAATTTAATCAGAACTGCAAATACTCCAAGATCATGAAGATAATGCAGAAAATCTTCAGCCTCTTCAGCGTTAGCTACATCAATTATTAAATTTTCACCTGCAGTATTTCCAGAGGCCACATTTTTAATTGTATCTATCATTGGGTATAAAATTGCTTCTCCAAGCCTATGTGCTCTTTTTTCAAGTTCTTCTTTGTTTTCTTTCATTTCAAATGCCTGAAAACCTTCTCTTATCACTCTACTAAAGAAAAAATCTCTTCCAAAGTCAAATGGATAGGTGAATGCATAACGGAGTTCATCGTCATGTGCCTCTGAAGAAGTATATTTTAAGGGCGGAATTTCCATAGAAGGGTCTTTAATTACAATTCCCTCTCTGCCGACACTTCCTATTTCTTTAATCACTTTTTTAATGATAGATAGTGCCTCATTAACTTCATATATTCCAATAAGCCGTACAATAGGTAAACCATACTTTTCAAGTAATTCTGTTTTTTCTTTAATGGACATTGGCTCATTTGAGACTTTTTTGCGTATATCAAATACTCTAAACCCTATATCTCCAACTTCTTCGTAATAATGGGCCACGTATGGATTTTCAGTACCAAGCATTTCTCCACATATAACTAGATCTGGATTGTCGTTAAAGAAATCTTTTAAGTCCATAATTTCTAACGCTTTTTTTGTAGTATATGGGCATACATACCCCCGCCTTGTTATAGCAATTATTTCGTCGCCTATTGATGCTATACGTACGTTGTATCCATTCATTTTTTCTTCAAGAGCGATTTTATCCTTGAAATGATTTTTAAGAGTTGGTGAAAGCATTAATGTTCTTCTTATTTTGGGAAAGCCTCTTATTACTTCGATTTTATTCCTAAAATAAATTACAGTTCCTGTTTCCATTACGCCAACGTCTTTTTTAAACTGCATGGCGGGAAATCCATGGAATTCAAAAAATTTAATAATGCCTGTTTTAATTGCATGATCTAGTTTCTCTGCTTTCACGTGCAGGATCTCGTGAAGTTTTTTATCTAAAAAATTTTCTATAACAACTTTAGATTCTAGAT from Methanobacterium veterum harbors:
- a CDS encoding RNA ligase; protein product: MNIDWRRNNSLTHFFFHCSTCDLESKVVIENFLDKKLHEILHVKAEKLDHAIKTGIIKFFEFHGFPAMQFKKDVGVMETGTVIYFRNKIEVIRGFPKIRRTLMLSPTLKNHFKDKIALEEKMNGYNVRIASIGDEIIAITRRGYVCPYTTKKALEIMDLKDFFNDNPDLVICGEMLGTENPYVAHYYEEVGDIGFRVFDIRKKVSNEPMSIKEKTELLEKYGLPIVRLIGIYEVNEALSIIKKVIKEIGSVGREGIVIKDPSMEIPPLKYTSSEAHDDELRYAFTYPFDFGRDFFFSRVIREGFQAFEMKENKEELEKRAHRLGEAILYPMIDTIKNVASGNTAGENLIIDVANAEEAEDFLHYLHDLGVFAVLIKFEGNKAVIRKIHQSTTDKITNYINGGLY